Proteins from a single region of Belliella baltica DSM 15883:
- a CDS encoding DUF6755 family protein yields the protein MSNFRYSQKEAHPNKTNTLMTGITLLLILLVSIQIWFLYSALNNALTDNFNIALGTFIGSSVLFIAAAWLLRYLPEPRKPKIKE from the coding sequence ATGAGTAATTTCAGATATTCCCAAAAAGAAGCACACCCTAATAAAACCAATACCCTGATGACAGGCATCACGCTATTACTGATTCTGTTGGTCAGTATTCAGATTTGGTTCTTATATTCGGCATTAAACAATGCCCTGACCGATAATTTCAATATCGCATTGGGAACATTTATCGGGTCATCAGTTTTGTTTATAGCAGCAGCTTGGCTTTTACGCTATTTACCTGAGCCAAGAAAACCCAAAATCAAAGAATAA
- a CDS encoding ubiquinol-cytochrome c reductase iron-sulfur subunit produces MKEEKAGETPQWKNDFPIDKEEATHVSRREFAKFLTLFSGALALGNGAIVLKSIAFPEKELEGQHFICEEGQVPMGEMLQFEIEGDKVIPYILIHLEDGEWRAFEQKCTHLACAVIYRKDLNLIECPCHKGYFDPKTGVVTQGPPPRPLPQLEVVIENGKVFVKAKSHKA; encoded by the coding sequence ATGAAAGAAGAAAAAGCAGGTGAAACACCACAGTGGAAAAATGATTTCCCTATAGACAAGGAGGAAGCTACCCACGTTTCCAGAAGAGAGTTTGCCAAGTTCCTCACCCTATTCTCCGGCGCACTTGCCCTTGGAAATGGAGCTATTGTGCTCAAAAGCATCGCCTTTCCTGAAAAAGAACTGGAAGGCCAGCATTTCATTTGTGAAGAAGGTCAAGTTCCTATGGGCGAAATGCTCCAATTTGAGATTGAGGGCGATAAGGTCATTCCTTATATTCTGATCCATTTGGAAGATGGAGAATGGAGGGCCTTTGAACAGAAATGTACGCACTTGGCCTGTGCAGTCATTTACCGAAAAGATTTAAATTTGATTGAGTGTCCATGTCACAAGGGCTATTTTGATCCCAAAACTGGTGTTGTGACCCAGGGTCCACCTCCTAGACCTTTGCCTCAATTGGAAGTAGTGATTGAAAATGGGAAAGTGTTTGTCAAAGCTAAAAGCCATAAAGCCTAA
- a CDS encoding MoaD/ThiS family protein: MKLLAFGKIAEIIGKQEIEIEDFPNTDILLGYLQQQYPALKDLKFSIAIDKKQVNENISIATGAEVALLPPFSGG, translated from the coding sequence ATGAAACTATTAGCCTTCGGAAAAATAGCAGAGATCATTGGAAAGCAGGAGATAGAAATTGAAGATTTTCCAAATACGGATATCCTATTGGGCTATTTGCAGCAACAATACCCCGCATTGAAAGACCTTAAATTCAGCATTGCCATAGATAAAAAACAAGTCAACGAAAATATAAGCATAGCCACAGGTGCTGAGGTAGCTTTGCTGCCACCATTCTCCGGAGGATGA
- a CDS encoding molybdopterin oxidoreductase family protein produces the protein MAKLPVSAEKIIKQYGPKKNYTPLGGFEGSNEPDRLVKTHCCFCGMQCGIQLKVKDNQIAGFEPWMEFPFNEGRLCPKGVQRYLQNNHPDRILSPLQRVEGKGFEPIDWESAMGRTVNEIKRIQSTYGNDAFAMLSGVSLTNEKSYMVGKFARLALKTKNLDYNGRLCMVSAGAGNKKAFGLDRISNSWADLKHAKVIIIAGTNISECFPTLTHYIWEARDNGAKLIVVDPRVTPIARTADLHLPVKPGRDSALFGAILKQLVDNDWLDHDFIDNHTSGFEEAIDAVKEYDLDWAEATTGIDKEKIRLAAEWWGKADTSFLLHARGIEHHTKGVDNVVSCINIVLATGRIGKPYCGYGTITGQGNGQGGREHGHKCDQLPGNRDITNPEHRKYIAEVWGVEEKEIPGKGLSAYEIIEAIHRGEIKGLISICFNPLVSLPNNNFVREALEKLEYYMCIDFFLNETARHADVIMAGSLHEEEDGTVTTAEGRVVKINQAITPPGQARKDSDILIELAQRLGAGDKFNYSKAEDIFNELRVASKGGTADYYGITYKKIEENMGIFWPCPSEDHPGTPRLWEDKKFKTPDGKAHFNAVPYREPSEVTDKEFPVTLTTGRVVSQYLSGTQTRRIGKLVDQYPEPLLEIHPSLAQQFGIKERELVRVSTRRGEAVFPAQIVETIRPDTVFIPYHWGGSQSANQLTIGTLDPVSKIPEFKVCACKLEPLKKWAAPATDSLAFQSHETLKP, from the coding sequence ATGGCCAAACTACCAGTTTCCGCTGAAAAAATCATAAAACAATACGGTCCCAAAAAGAACTACACCCCATTGGGTGGTTTCGAAGGATCCAATGAACCTGACCGATTGGTCAAAACCCACTGCTGCTTTTGTGGCATGCAGTGCGGTATACAGCTCAAGGTAAAAGACAATCAGATAGCAGGCTTTGAACCCTGGATGGAATTTCCTTTCAACGAAGGAAGGCTCTGTCCCAAAGGTGTACAACGCTACCTGCAAAACAACCATCCGGATAGAATATTAAGCCCTCTTCAACGCGTAGAAGGCAAAGGTTTTGAACCCATTGACTGGGAATCAGCCATGGGCCGTACCGTCAATGAAATCAAAAGAATTCAATCTACCTATGGTAATGATGCCTTTGCCATGCTATCCGGCGTATCTCTGACCAACGAAAAGAGCTACATGGTGGGTAAATTTGCCCGATTGGCACTCAAAACCAAAAACCTTGACTATAATGGCCGGCTTTGTATGGTTTCAGCGGGGGCAGGAAACAAGAAAGCTTTTGGCTTGGATAGAATTTCCAATTCCTGGGCAGATTTGAAGCATGCCAAAGTGATCATCATAGCAGGAACCAATATCAGTGAGTGCTTCCCTACCCTTACCCACTACATATGGGAAGCTAGGGACAATGGAGCTAAATTGATCGTGGTGGATCCAAGAGTTACGCCTATAGCCAGAACTGCTGATCTGCATCTGCCCGTTAAACCTGGCAGAGACTCGGCACTTTTTGGAGCCATTCTCAAGCAATTGGTAGACAATGATTGGCTAGATCACGACTTTATAGATAACCATACAAGTGGTTTTGAAGAAGCTATAGACGCAGTTAAAGAATATGATCTGGACTGGGCAGAAGCGACTACAGGCATAGATAAAGAAAAAATCAGACTGGCCGCCGAATGGTGGGGCAAAGCAGATACTTCCTTTCTGCTACACGCCAGAGGCATTGAGCACCATACCAAAGGGGTGGATAATGTGGTCAGCTGTATCAATATTGTATTGGCTACCGGCCGTATTGGAAAGCCATATTGCGGATATGGAACCATTACAGGTCAAGGGAATGGGCAAGGAGGTCGCGAGCATGGACATAAATGTGATCAATTGCCTGGCAATAGAGACATCACCAATCCCGAGCACAGAAAATACATCGCTGAAGTCTGGGGCGTAGAAGAAAAAGAAATTCCCGGCAAAGGTCTCTCTGCCTACGAAATTATAGAGGCCATTCATAGAGGAGAAATCAAAGGATTGATTTCCATCTGTTTCAACCCCCTCGTTTCTCTTCCTAATAACAATTTTGTGAGAGAAGCACTGGAAAAACTGGAGTATTATATGTGCATAGACTTTTTCCTCAATGAAACTGCCCGGCATGCGGATGTCATCATGGCGGGTTCGTTACACGAAGAAGAAGACGGCACGGTAACCACAGCCGAAGGTAGGGTAGTAAAAATCAACCAAGCCATCACTCCTCCAGGCCAAGCCAGAAAAGATAGTGATATCCTGATAGAACTGGCACAAAGATTAGGTGCAGGTGACAAGTTTAATTACAGCAAAGCTGAAGACATCTTCAACGAGCTCCGGGTAGCTTCCAAAGGAGGCACGGCGGATTATTACGGCATTACCTACAAAAAAATCGAGGAAAACATGGGCATTTTCTGGCCATGTCCATCCGAAGACCATCCAGGAACCCCTAGACTTTGGGAAGATAAAAAATTCAAAACCCCTGATGGAAAAGCTCACTTCAATGCAGTACCCTACAGGGAACCTTCTGAGGTGACCGATAAAGAATTCCCGGTGACCCTCACCACAGGAAGGGTAGTGTCCCAATATCTGTCTGGAACGCAAACCAGAAGAATCGGCAAACTTGTAGACCAATACCCTGAACCGCTTTTGGAGATCCATCCAAGCTTGGCCCAGCAGTTTGGCATCAAGGAGCGGGAATTGGTCAGGGTATCTACCAGAAGAGGAGAAGCCGTTTTCCCTGCCCAAATTGTAGAGACTATCCGGCCCGACACAGTTTTTATTCCCTACCACTGGGGAGGCAGCCAATCTGCCAATCAATTGACCATTGGCACATTGGATCCTGTATCCAAAATTCCGGAATTTAAAGTCTGTGCCTGCAAATTGGAGCCGCTCAAAAAATGGGCTGCCCCAGCCACTGATTCATTGGCATTTCAAAGCCACGAAACCCTAAAACCATAA
- the glp gene encoding gephyrin-like molybdotransferase Glp codes for MISVNQAKSILQKHTPSAKSNILPLEKAIGLICTKDIHSPIAVPSFDNSAMDGYAISWDDQQEPWQVVSEVAAGDGEFHVLQKGQASRIFTGAPIPKGADTVIPQEWVERDGNQITFDKSSFTRGSNVRLKGAQTEAGGIILKKGALINPGGIGLLASVGIAEIPVYSPPKVAVIITGNELQELGKPLSFGQIYNSNGPVLQSYLNTLGVEEVQSTQAIDEPHELQKAIENSLANADILILSGGISVGDYDYVKTGLTKAGVEELFYKIKQRPGKPLYVGILGEKLIFALPGNPASVITCFNQYVKPSLLQYMGHKNSWQPTAKLPLAEPLKRKAGLTFFLKAKIENNQVHILTGQESFNLISFGAADCFAEVAEETEEMAAGSLINVYHW; via the coding sequence ATGATCTCAGTCAATCAGGCTAAATCAATACTTCAAAAGCACACCCCTTCAGCGAAATCTAACATTTTACCGCTCGAAAAAGCCATAGGCTTGATCTGCACCAAAGACATTCATTCCCCGATTGCAGTTCCTTCTTTTGACAATTCAGCGATGGATGGCTACGCTATTAGCTGGGATGATCAGCAAGAGCCATGGCAAGTGGTATCAGAAGTAGCTGCTGGAGATGGTGAATTTCATGTATTGCAAAAAGGCCAAGCCAGTAGAATTTTTACCGGAGCCCCGATACCTAAAGGAGCGGATACTGTAATCCCACAAGAATGGGTTGAAAGAGATGGAAATCAAATTACATTTGACAAAAGCAGCTTCACAAGAGGCAGCAACGTTCGTCTAAAAGGAGCTCAGACGGAAGCTGGAGGTATTATTTTAAAAAAAGGTGCGCTAATCAACCCCGGCGGCATAGGTCTTTTAGCATCTGTGGGGATTGCTGAAATTCCTGTGTACAGCCCTCCAAAAGTTGCGGTAATTATCACTGGAAACGAATTGCAAGAGCTGGGAAAGCCCCTATCTTTTGGCCAAATTTACAATTCAAATGGACCTGTTCTGCAAAGTTACTTAAATACCTTAGGTGTAGAGGAGGTGCAGAGTACGCAAGCCATTGATGAACCACATGAATTGCAAAAAGCCATAGAAAACTCCCTTGCAAACGCTGATATCCTGATTCTTTCTGGCGGTATTTCTGTCGGAGATTATGACTATGTAAAAACAGGATTAACAAAAGCAGGAGTTGAGGAATTATTTTACAAAATAAAACAAAGACCTGGGAAGCCCCTTTACGTTGGGATTTTGGGTGAAAAATTAATCTTCGCCTTACCAGGTAACCCTGCTTCTGTCATTACTTGTTTCAATCAATATGTCAAGCCATCACTTTTACAATACATGGGGCATAAGAATTCCTGGCAACCTACAGCAAAGCTTCCTTTGGCCGAACCTCTAAAAAGAAAAGCGGGACTCACTTTCTTCCTAAAAGCCAAGATTGAAAATAACCAGGTGCACATCTTGACTGGGCAGGAATCATTCAATCTGATCTCCTTTGGAGCAGCTGACTGTTTTGCTGAAGTTGCAGAAGAAACTGAAGAGATGGCGGCAGGCTCTTTGATAAATGTGTATCATTGGTAA
- a CDS encoding sulfite exporter TauE/SafE family protein produces MCIIGNNMDEAWIMLFVLMPLAAFLYAAVGHGGASSYLMFLALFNFAPEQIRPTALMLNMVVSLLAFLAYRKTVAFPTNLFLSLIIFSIPAAYLGGTILVDTVLYKQILGMLLFFPILRFLNVFPIAKERVIQRVWWMAPILGISIGFFSGLIGIGGGIILSPILLMLGWTSMKETAALSALFIFFNSVAGYIGADAVNISIDAKLWYLMPLTVAGGAIGAYLGAKRFNVNVVKYILTTVLFFAAIKLIWA; encoded by the coding sequence ATGTGTATCATTGGTAATAACATGGACGAGGCTTGGATTATGCTATTCGTCTTGATGCCTTTGGCTGCATTCCTCTATGCGGCAGTTGGGCATGGTGGCGCCAGTAGCTACCTGATGTTTTTGGCACTTTTTAATTTTGCTCCAGAGCAGATTCGACCTACAGCTTTGATGCTGAATATGGTGGTATCCCTGCTTGCATTTTTAGCATATCGGAAAACAGTTGCATTTCCTACTAACCTATTCCTTTCTCTAATTATCTTTTCTATCCCTGCTGCATACCTAGGGGGAACGATTTTAGTCGATACTGTTCTATACAAGCAAATATTAGGGATGCTTTTGTTCTTCCCAATCCTACGTTTTTTAAATGTATTCCCAATAGCCAAAGAGCGGGTAATTCAAAGAGTATGGTGGATGGCACCAATATTAGGCATTTCGATAGGTTTCTTTTCTGGCTTGATCGGCATAGGAGGTGGTATCATCCTATCTCCCATCTTGCTAATGCTGGGTTGGACCTCAATGAAAGAAACTGCTGCATTGAGTGCCTTATTCATCTTCTTCAACTCAGTAGCTGGATACATAGGAGCTGATGCAGTAAATATTTCCATCGATGCTAAGCTTTGGTATTTGATGCCCTTGACTGTAGCTGGAGGAGCGATTGGCGCTTATTTGGGAGCAAAGCGCTTCAATGTAAATGTTGTAAAATACATCCTTACAACCGTCCTTTTCTTTGCTGCTATAAAATTAATTTGGGCATGA
- a CDS encoding MFS transporter, which translates to MQEQINSLSYRMLFLNTLAFTICFAVWTFNGVMVTYLTDNGIFEWGPVEIGWLLGIPILTGAIFRLPLGILTDKYGGKWIFAALLLFCAIPMYLISFADSFMFYAVLSFFFGFAGAGFAVGIGYTSVWFPKSWQGRALGIFGAGNAGAALTTLLAPTLLNNFTANGLNPENWRLLPQYYAGVLVVMALVFMFFSVNKKSNAPARTMAVILKPLQSIRVWRFGFYYFLVFGCFVAFAQWLVPYFVNVYGASLVVAGLFASLFSFPSGVIRVLGGWMSDKLGARRVMLGTFRWSIILAALLMVPKMDIITPGKGIMATQAGEVSGVTDQAIEVGNRNYALASKDDAMERMNDPSATASFLPHKYSWQEPVVRPGQEVGKKELLAKGVTQISFEANMWVYAVLVLLIGIVWGIGKAGVYRFIPDYFPNEVGTVGGMVGVIGGLGGFVCPILFGYLLDWTGLWTSSWILMFILSVVCLFWMLRVTRNIVKTESPEIAHKIDRVE; encoded by the coding sequence ATGCAGGAACAAATCAACTCTCTTTCCTACAGAATGCTTTTTTTGAATACCTTGGCATTCACTATCTGCTTTGCTGTTTGGACTTTCAACGGGGTCATGGTGACTTACCTGACCGACAATGGAATTTTTGAATGGGGTCCTGTAGAGATTGGCTGGCTTTTGGGAATCCCGATTTTGACAGGAGCAATTTTCAGACTTCCCTTGGGAATTCTTACGGATAAATATGGAGGGAAATGGATTTTTGCTGCTTTGTTACTATTCTGCGCCATCCCCATGTACCTGATTTCTTTTGCGGACAGCTTCATGTTTTACGCAGTCCTCAGTTTTTTCTTTGGATTTGCCGGTGCTGGATTTGCAGTTGGTATAGGCTATACTTCTGTCTGGTTCCCAAAAAGCTGGCAAGGTCGAGCACTGGGGATTTTCGGTGCAGGGAATGCAGGAGCGGCATTGACCACCCTATTGGCTCCTACCCTTTTGAATAATTTCACAGCTAATGGATTAAATCCTGAAAACTGGAGGCTTTTGCCTCAGTACTATGCCGGGGTTTTGGTTGTGATGGCATTGGTTTTTATGTTCTTTTCAGTCAATAAAAAATCAAACGCCCCTGCACGAACCATGGCAGTGATATTAAAACCGCTTCAAAGCATCCGCGTGTGGCGATTTGGCTTTTATTACTTCTTGGTATTCGGTTGCTTCGTAGCTTTTGCCCAATGGCTCGTACCATACTTTGTCAATGTATATGGAGCAAGCTTGGTTGTAGCCGGACTATTTGCTTCCTTATTCTCCTTTCCTTCCGGAGTGATTCGTGTACTTGGTGGGTGGATGAGTGACAAGTTAGGTGCAAGAAGAGTCATGTTGGGGACTTTTAGATGGTCGATTATCTTAGCGGCTCTTTTGATGGTTCCCAAAATGGACATCATTACACCTGGAAAGGGCATCATGGCTACACAGGCTGGTGAAGTAAGTGGAGTTACAGACCAAGCAATTGAAGTGGGGAATAGAAATTATGCGCTGGCTTCAAAAGATGACGCAATGGAGCGAATGAATGATCCATCCGCTACTGCTTCTTTTTTACCACATAAATATAGCTGGCAAGAACCGGTAGTAAGGCCTGGACAGGAAGTTGGAAAAAAAGAATTGTTAGCAAAAGGGGTTACACAGATTTCTTTTGAAGCAAACATGTGGGTGTATGCCGTATTGGTATTGTTGATTGGGATAGTTTGGGGAATAGGCAAAGCGGGAGTTTACAGGTTTATTCCAGACTATTTCCCCAATGAAGTGGGAACCGTTGGTGGTATGGTTGGGGTAATCGGAGGTTTGGGAGGTTTTGTTTGTCCCATCCTATTTGGCTATTTGTTGGACTGGACAGGCCTTTGGACCAGCAGTTGGATCCTGATGTTTATCCTTTCTGTAGTGTGTTTGTTTTGGATGCTAAGAGTCACAAGAAACATAGTCAAAACTGAATCTCCAGAAATCGCCCATAAAATTGATCGGGTGGAGTGA
- the mobA gene encoding molybdenum cofactor guanylyltransferase: MKELEIYILAGGKSSRMGSDKGLVKITGKPMIQYLIESIGTLPYPLRIIAHDPAYRQFDLKVIEDTIPEKGPLGGLLTALTNAKGNNVCLLSCDMPFLKTETLNALITQSRENYITVSRLKDRTLPFPGVYPESLISAVEEHVVNDKLKLQSFIQEKPHQFFALDERHKLSPIEFININTPTDIAQAATWLKKNH; the protein is encoded by the coding sequence ATGAAAGAATTAGAAATTTACATTTTGGCAGGCGGAAAAAGCAGTAGAATGGGCAGTGACAAAGGTCTGGTCAAAATCACTGGTAAGCCTATGATTCAGTATTTGATCGAATCAATAGGTACTCTTCCCTACCCTCTTCGAATAATCGCACATGACCCTGCATATCGGCAGTTTGACCTGAAAGTTATTGAAGACACTATCCCAGAGAAAGGCCCACTTGGAGGGTTATTAACCGCTTTGACTAATGCTAAGGGAAATAACGTTTGCCTTTTAAGCTGTGATATGCCTTTTTTAAAGACAGAAACTTTGAATGCTTTGATCACTCAATCCAGAGAAAACTACATCACAGTTTCAAGGTTAAAAGACAGAACACTCCCCTTTCCAGGAGTATACCCAGAAAGCTTAATTTCCGCCGTTGAAGAGCATGTGGTCAACGATAAATTAAAACTTCAAAGTTTCATCCAAGAAAAGCCCCATCAATTTTTCGCTTTGGATGAACGCCATAAATTAAGCCCTATAGAATTTATAAATATCAACACGCCAACAGACATAGCCCAAGCTGCAACTTGGCTGAAGAAAAATCATTGA
- a CDS encoding 4Fe-4S dicluster domain-containing protein, translating into MIHIHYVERAVSTQTTVQVCMHCEDPACANVCPADAISKDEFGVVHTAETSRCIGCSNCVLACPFGVPQKQEKAELMMKCNMCYDRTSAGKKPMCATVCPSQALFYGTREEIEKKRPDSVPVDTFFFGEQEVKTKVKIMMPKGSNYLKVQ; encoded by the coding sequence ATGATCCATATTCACTATGTGGAAAGGGCTGTTTCTACGCAGACTACCGTTCAAGTCTGTATGCATTGCGAAGACCCTGCCTGTGCCAATGTCTGTCCAGCAGATGCCATTTCCAAAGACGAATTTGGTGTAGTTCATACCGCAGAGACATCCCGCTGTATCGGTTGCTCTAACTGCGTGTTGGCCTGTCCTTTTGGAGTTCCGCAAAAACAGGAAAAAGCTGAACTGATGATGAAGTGTAACATGTGTTATGACCGTACCTCAGCAGGTAAAAAACCGATGTGCGCTACAGTTTGCCCTTCACAGGCACTGTTTTATGGAACCAGAGAAGAAATCGAGAAAAAGAGACCTGACAGTGTTCCTGTTGACACCTTTTTCTTCGGGGAGCAGGAAGTAAAGACCAAAGTAAAAATTATGATGCCGAAAGGCAGCAATTACCTCAAAGTGCAATAA
- the queD gene encoding 6-carboxytetrahydropterin synthase QueD — protein MLSITKIFTFEAAHRISDHDGACSQLHGHSYSLHVTVSGDDLKKDMLLDFKDLKKIVQEEVIEVFDHALLLKESEKNLIDFEKIGQKIFWMPYEPTAERILLWMKDRIAPQLPSHVKLEGLTLYETATCYARWKD, from the coding sequence ATGTTGAGTATTACAAAAATTTTCACATTTGAAGCAGCGCACCGGATTTCAGATCATGATGGAGCCTGCAGTCAACTACATGGGCATAGCTATAGTCTGCATGTGACAGTATCAGGAGATGATTTGAAAAAGGACATGCTGCTGGATTTTAAAGATTTGAAGAAAATAGTACAAGAGGAGGTGATTGAAGTATTTGATCATGCCCTTCTTTTAAAAGAATCCGAAAAAAACCTGATTGATTTTGAAAAAATTGGCCAGAAGATTTTTTGGATGCCTTATGAACCTACGGCAGAACGGATATTGCTTTGGATGAAAGATAGGATTGCTCCCCAATTGCCTTCCCATGTAAAATTGGAAGGTTTGACCCTCTATGAAACTGCGACTTGCTATGCAAGATGGAAAGATTGA
- a CDS encoding MFS transporter, protein MATWLKEWNPEDNDFWESTGKKIAWRTLTITTIALTLSFCTWFMMSAIVTRLPGIGFSFTDNQLFWLAALPGLAAGTLRIVHTFLIPIYGSRHTITVATILKLVPVIGIGLAVMNPGTPFWVFVVLALTAGFGGGDFSSFMPSTNMFFPARLKGTALGIQAGIGNFGVSIAQFMTPVMIGVALYGAPQLFQSVDKATGEVVSKEIYLQSGAFWYAPLLIIMGIISWKYLKSIPIKASFKEQLDIFGDKHTWYCTITYFMTFGTFAGLSAAFPLLMKVLYGSFDPSLDPLKYAFYGPLVGSASRILFGFVADKTGGAVLTTITGVGLLGGVIVLLSFGLVNPTGMEQFPLFVGTMMALFFFTGIGNASTFRQFPIIFKHNPRQAAGVIGWTAAIAAYGPFIFSLALGAFIGSTGHAEGFFWILAIFLVLATVINWYFYDRKGAERPS, encoded by the coding sequence ATGGCTACTTGGCTGAAAGAATGGAATCCTGAAGACAACGATTTTTGGGAATCAACCGGAAAAAAAATTGCTTGGCGTACCCTCACGATCACTACTATCGCATTGACCCTGTCGTTTTGTACCTGGTTTATGATGTCCGCTATCGTCACCCGACTACCGGGTATCGGCTTTTCATTCACAGATAACCAACTGTTTTGGCTTGCTGCTCTCCCCGGACTGGCTGCAGGAACTTTAAGGATTGTCCATACATTCCTGATCCCGATCTATGGCAGCAGACATACCATTACAGTAGCTACAATACTTAAACTTGTCCCGGTGATTGGGATTGGTTTGGCAGTGATGAATCCTGGAACACCTTTCTGGGTATTTGTAGTTCTTGCCCTTACGGCAGGATTTGGAGGAGGAGATTTCTCTTCTTTTATGCCATCGACCAATATGTTTTTCCCAGCCAGGTTAAAGGGAACAGCTTTGGGAATTCAGGCAGGCATCGGTAATTTTGGTGTCAGCATAGCCCAGTTCATGACCCCTGTCATGATCGGAGTAGCCTTATATGGAGCACCTCAGCTTTTCCAAAGTGTAGATAAGGCAACAGGAGAAGTGGTTTCAAAAGAGATTTACCTGCAAAGTGGTGCTTTTTGGTATGCTCCTCTTTTGATCATCATGGGTATCATTAGTTGGAAATACCTAAAAAGTATTCCAATCAAAGCCTCTTTCAAAGAACAGTTGGATATTTTTGGAGACAAACATACCTGGTATTGTACCATCACCTACTTTATGACCTTTGGTACTTTTGCTGGACTTTCAGCTGCCTTCCCCTTGCTGATGAAGGTACTTTATGGCAGCTTTGACCCCAGCTTGGATCCATTGAAATATGCTTTTTACGGGCCCTTAGTGGGCTCTGCATCCAGAATTCTTTTTGGATTTGTGGCAGATAAAACCGGCGGGGCTGTTTTGACTACTATAACAGGTGTAGGACTCTTAGGCGGAGTGATCGTCTTGCTTTCATTTGGATTGGTCAATCCAACGGGAATGGAGCAGTTTCCACTCTTTGTGGGCACCATGATGGCCTTGTTTTTTTTCACAGGAATCGGAAATGCCTCGACTTTTCGACAATTTCCTATTATATTTAAGCATAACCCTAGACAAGCGGCCGGGGTAATTGGTTGGACAGCGGCAATTGCGGCATATGGCCCATTTATATTCTCCTTGGCCCTTGGTGCCTTTATCGGGAGCACTGGCCATGCAGAAGGCTTCTTCTGGATACTTGCTATCTTCCTGGTCCTCGCGACAGTTATCAACTGGTATTTCTACGATAGAAAAGGAGCTGAGAGACCTTCATAA
- the moaA gene encoding GTP 3',8-cyclase MoaA gives MLQDRFQRVHDYLRISLTDSCNFRCTYCMPEENIQCMPNAHLMQPDEIETIAKIFVSLGVKKIRLTGGEPMVRKEFAEIVERLAKLPVELTLTTNGVLVHQYLGLFKKAGIRSLNVSLDSLKQETFFKLTKRDKFQQVWDNIELLLKHDFRIKINVVALNGIIENELLDFVKITKELPLHVRFIEFMPFAGNLWDSSKVLTAQKMLDMVKEEFDVVKLKDEPHATAKKYKAIGHEGTFAFITTMSEHFCGSCNRMRITADGKMKNCLFGKEEMDLLGTLRAGKEIEPLIRLSLYNKHAALGGQFSPDYQKAEADKIENRSMIKIGG, from the coding sequence ATGCTCCAAGATCGGTTTCAACGTGTACATGATTACCTAAGAATCTCTCTGACAGATAGCTGCAACTTCCGTTGTACTTATTGTATGCCTGAGGAAAATATCCAGTGCATGCCCAATGCACATCTGATGCAGCCGGATGAAATCGAGACCATTGCCAAAATATTCGTTTCACTAGGTGTGAAAAAAATCAGACTGACAGGAGGAGAACCAATGGTTCGCAAGGAGTTTGCCGAAATTGTAGAACGATTGGCAAAACTTCCTGTAGAACTCACCCTTACAACCAATGGGGTCTTGGTTCATCAATATTTAGGTCTTTTCAAAAAAGCCGGTATCCGGTCATTGAATGTAAGCTTGGATTCTCTCAAGCAAGAAACATTCTTCAAGCTAACCAAAAGGGATAAATTCCAACAAGTCTGGGACAACATAGAATTACTTCTAAAACATGATTTTCGTATAAAAATCAATGTAGTTGCACTTAATGGTATTATTGAAAATGAACTTTTGGATTTTGTAAAAATCACCAAAGAACTTCCCCTTCATGTAAGGTTCATAGAGTTTATGCCCTTTGCTGGCAATCTTTGGGATAGTTCGAAGGTGCTGACTGCTCAGAAAATGTTAGATATGGTCAAAGAAGAGTTTGATGTAGTCAAACTCAAGGACGAACCCCATGCCACGGCCAAAAAATACAAAGCAATTGGTCATGAAGGCACTTTTGCTTTTATTACGACTATGAGCGAGCATTTTTGTGGTAGTTGTAATCGTATGCGAATCACTGCTGATGGCAAAATGAAAAACTGCCTTTTCGGAAAAGAAGAAATGGATCTTCTCGGTACCCTGAGAGCGGGTAAGGAAATTGAACCACTGATTCGACTCTCTCTATACAACAAACATGCTGCATTAGGCGGTCAATTTTCCCCTGATTACCAAAAGGCTGAAGCTGACAAAATCGAAAATCGTAGTATGATTAAGATTGGGGGATAA